Proteins encoded by one window of Pseudomonas sp. PSKL.D1:
- a CDS encoding alkaline phosphatase family protein: protein MSMNKLPLLARLLLTGCDSTPNAIQPKALIIGMDGVQWERYEGLEDTNLKLYMKYRNKAYAGGITERASDQRTVSGPGWMTLLSGVWANKHGVVDNNESLRINPQFPSVFKRIRQARPNAYIASIVNWGPINTFLTEDARGNNLNLNVKPDESVISETLKLITEQPADFTFIQLDEPDVAGHDHGFTGTGYDDAIREADRKLGLLMQAIEERAQNKPEEDWLVIVTTDHGREVTNDEHNGKGHGGSSESEKTIFIASNKPLNEELTEPSIPEDNPGPNNLYAYAAQTSVTPTVLRHMGIDLFPAWKHDGTPLLGETGVRKARTDEPNSRLLWNSTASQSVRIYRNGSVVAEVPAVIGQWTDPQGMGLVNDYVLELGSTPVAVRNQPTDRARDAAGTGD, encoded by the coding sequence GTGTCGATGAACAAACTGCCGCTTCTGGCTCGCTTGCTGCTCACGGGTTGCGACTCTACCCCAAACGCCATTCAACCCAAGGCGTTGATCATCGGCATGGACGGCGTGCAATGGGAGCGTTACGAGGGGCTGGAGGACACCAACCTCAAGTTGTACATGAAATATCGCAACAAGGCGTACGCAGGAGGCATTACAGAGCGGGCCAGCGATCAGAGGACCGTCAGCGGGCCAGGCTGGATGACCCTGCTGAGCGGAGTATGGGCAAACAAGCATGGGGTGGTGGATAACAACGAGTCGCTACGCATCAACCCTCAGTTCCCTAGCGTATTCAAACGGATCCGGCAGGCACGGCCCAACGCCTACATTGCCAGTATCGTGAACTGGGGCCCAATCAATACATTCCTGACCGAAGATGCCCGGGGCAATAATCTGAACTTGAACGTCAAACCCGATGAATCGGTTATCAGCGAGACTCTGAAGCTCATCACAGAGCAACCCGCAGACTTCACGTTCATTCAACTCGATGAGCCCGATGTAGCCGGCCATGACCATGGCTTCACTGGCACTGGATATGACGACGCAATACGTGAAGCCGATAGAAAGCTGGGGCTACTGATGCAAGCAATCGAAGAACGCGCCCAGAACAAACCCGAAGAAGACTGGCTTGTGATCGTCACTACCGACCATGGTCGTGAAGTGACAAATGACGAGCACAACGGTAAAGGGCACGGTGGCTCGTCAGAATCGGAAAAGACCATCTTCATTGCCAGCAATAAACCGCTGAATGAAGAACTCACCGAGCCCAGCATCCCTGAAGACAACCCGGGTCCGAACAATTTGTATGCCTATGCAGCCCAGACTTCGGTAACCCCGACAGTTCTCCGACACATGGGGATTGATCTGTTCCCGGCCTGGAAGCACGATGGCACGCCACTGCTTGGGGAAACAGGGGTACGCAAGGCACGGACAGACGAGCCCAATTCGCGCCTGCTGTGGAACAGCACCGCGAGCCAAAGCGTGCGAATTTACCGGAACGGTAGCGTGGTAGCAGAGGTGCCGGCGGTTATCGGTCAGTGGACCGACCCGCAAGGGATGGGGCTGGTAAATGACTATGTACTGGAGCTTGGCAGTACACCCGTGGCAGTACGTAACCAGCCAACGGACAGAGCACGCGATGCGGCTGGCACCGGTGACTGA
- the hisC gene encoding histidinol-phosphate transaminase: protein MSRFWSPFVKDLVPYVPGEQPKLAKLVKLNTNENPYGPSPKALEAMRGELNDNLRLYPDPNGDRLKQAVAEYYDVTPAQVFVGNGSDEVLAHIFHGLFQHGGPLLFPDVSYSFYPVYCGLYGIPFEQVPLDEQFQIRIEDYARPNAGIIFPNPNAPTGCLMPLEVVEKLLQANRDSVVVVDEAYIDFGGETAIKLVDRYDNLLVTQTLSKSRSLAGLRVGLAVGHPDLIEALERIKNSFNSYPLDRMAIVGAAAAFEDQAYFEQTCQKVIDSREALVEQLAAKGFEVLPSAANFIFARHPQQDAAQLAARLREQGVIVRHFKQQRIAQFLRITIGTPQMNQALIDALN, encoded by the coding sequence ATGAGTCGATTCTGGAGCCCCTTCGTCAAGGACCTCGTGCCTTACGTACCGGGCGAACAGCCCAAGCTGGCCAAGCTGGTCAAGCTGAACACCAACGAAAACCCCTATGGCCCGTCGCCCAAGGCGCTGGAAGCCATGCGCGGTGAGCTCAACGACAACCTGCGCCTGTACCCGGACCCGAACGGTGACCGGCTCAAGCAGGCCGTCGCCGAGTATTACGACGTTACCCCGGCCCAAGTGTTCGTTGGCAACGGTTCGGACGAGGTGTTGGCGCACATCTTCCACGGTTTGTTCCAGCACGGCGGCCCGCTGCTGTTCCCGGATGTCAGCTACAGCTTCTATCCGGTGTATTGCGGCCTGTATGGCATCCCGTTCGAGCAGGTGCCGCTGGATGAGCAGTTCCAGATCCGCATCGAGGATTACGCCAGGCCAAACGCCGGCATCATCTTCCCCAACCCCAACGCACCCACTGGCTGCCTGATGCCGCTGGAGGTCGTGGAGAAGCTGCTGCAGGCCAACCGTGATTCGGTGGTGGTGGTTGACGAAGCCTACATCGATTTTGGTGGCGAGACGGCGATCAAGCTGGTGGACCGTTACGATAACCTGCTGGTGACCCAGACCCTGTCGAAGTCGCGTTCGCTGGCCGGGTTGCGTGTTGGCCTGGCGGTTGGCCACCCGGACCTGATCGAGGCGTTGGAGCGTATCAAGAACAGCTTCAACTCCTACCCGCTGGACCGTATGGCAATTGTCGGCGCGGCTGCGGCCTTCGAAGATCAGGCCTACTTTGAACAAACCTGCCAAAAGGTGATCGACAGCCGTGAAGCATTGGTTGAGCAACTGGCCGCCAAGGGCTTCGAAGTGCTGCCTTCGGCCGCCAACTTCATCTTTGCCCGCCATCCGCAGCAAGATGCTGCGCAGTTGGCCGCTCGTTTGCGTGAGCAGGGCGTGATCGTGCGCCACTTCAAGCAGCAGCGGATCGCCCAGTTCCTGCGCATTACCATTGGTACGCCGCAGATGAACCAGGCGTTGATCGATGCGCTGAACTGA
- the hisG gene encoding ATP phosphoribosyltransferase, which translates to MLTIALSKGRILDDTLPLLAEAGIVPTENPDKSRKLIIPTTQDDVRLLIVRATDVPTYVEHGAADLGVAGKDVLMEYGGQGLYEPLDLQIAKCKLMTAGVTGAPEPKGRLRVATKFVNVAKRYYAEQGRQVDIIKLYGSMELAPLINLADKIIDVVDTGNTLRANGLEPQDLIATISSRLVVNKASMKMQHARIQSLIDTLRKAVESRHRG; encoded by the coding sequence ATGTTGACCATCGCGCTTTCCAAAGGCCGTATTCTCGACGATACCCTGCCGCTGCTGGCCGAGGCCGGTATCGTGCCGACCGAGAACCCGGACAAGAGCCGCAAGCTGATCATCCCCACCACGCAGGACGACGTGCGCCTGCTGATCGTGCGTGCCACCGACGTGCCGACCTATGTCGAGCATGGCGCCGCCGACCTGGGCGTGGCCGGCAAGGACGTGCTGATGGAGTACGGCGGCCAGGGCCTGTACGAGCCACTGGACCTGCAGATTGCCAAGTGCAAGCTGATGACCGCCGGCGTCACCGGCGCCCCTGAGCCGAAGGGCCGCCTGCGCGTGGCCACCAAGTTCGTCAACGTGGCCAAGCGTTATTACGCCGAGCAGGGCCGCCAGGTCGACATCATCAAGCTGTACGGCTCGATGGAGCTGGCGCCGCTGATCAACCTGGCCGACAAGATCATCGACGTGGTCGACACCGGCAATACCCTGCGCGCCAATGGCCTGGAACCTCAAGACCTTATCGCCACGATCAGTTCGCGCCTGGTGGTTAACAAGGCTTCCATGAAGATGCAGCACGCCCGCATCCAGAGCCTGATCGATACCCTGCGCAAAGCGGTCGAATCGCGACACCGCGGCTGA
- the hisD gene encoding histidinol dehydrogenase, producing the protein MTVSTAIARLNAADPDFARHLDHLLSWESVSDDAVNQRVLDIIKAVRERGDAALVEFTQRFDGVDAKSIDDLILGRERLELALTRITPAQREALEKAADRVRVYHERQKQDSWQYTEADGTVLGQKVTPLDRAGLYVPGGKASYPSSVLMNAIPAKVAGVTEVVMVVPTPRGEVNELVLAAACIAGVDRVFTVGGAQAVAALAYGTESVPQVDKIVGPGNIYVATAKRHVFGQVGIDMIAGPSEILVVCDGQTDPDWIAMDLFSQAEHDEDAQAILVSPDADFLDRVAASIDKLLPTMERAEIIEKSINGRGALIQVRDMQQAIEVANRIAPEHLELSVADPQAWLPQIRHAGAIFMGRHTSEALGDYCAGPNHVLPTSGTARFSSPLGVYDFQKRSSIIFCSEQGASELGHTASVLARGESLTAHARSAEYRILTQDKGN; encoded by the coding sequence ATGACCGTGTCCACTGCAATTGCCCGTCTCAACGCCGCTGATCCGGATTTCGCCCGACATCTGGATCATCTGCTGAGCTGGGAAAGTGTGTCCGATGACGCGGTTAACCAGCGCGTGCTCGACATCATCAAGGCCGTGCGCGAGCGCGGTGATGCGGCGCTGGTGGAATTCACCCAGCGTTTCGATGGCGTTGACGCCAAAAGCATTGATGACCTGATCCTCGGCCGCGAGCGCCTGGAGCTGGCGCTGACCCGCATCACCCCGGCCCAGCGCGAAGCCCTGGAAAAGGCTGCTGACCGCGTGCGTGTGTACCACGAGCGGCAGAAGCAGGATTCGTGGCAGTACACCGAAGCAGACGGCACCGTGCTGGGCCAGAAGGTGACCCCATTGGATCGCGCCGGCCTGTACGTGCCGGGCGGTAAAGCGTCCTACCCGTCGTCGGTACTGATGAACGCCATTCCAGCCAAAGTCGCCGGTGTGACCGAAGTGGTCATGGTGGTGCCGACCCCGCGTGGCGAGGTCAACGAGCTGGTGCTGGCCGCCGCCTGCATCGCCGGTGTCGACCGCGTGTTCACCGTTGGTGGCGCCCAAGCGGTTGCGGCCCTGGCCTACGGTACCGAAAGCGTGCCGCAGGTAGACAAGATCGTCGGCCCTGGCAACATCTATGTGGCCACCGCCAAGCGCCACGTGTTCGGCCAGGTCGGTATCGACATGATCGCCGGCCCGTCGGAAATCCTCGTGGTGTGCGACGGCCAGACCGATCCGGACTGGATCGCCATGGACCTGTTCTCCCAGGCCGAGCACGACGAAGACGCTCAGGCCATTCTGGTCAGCCCGGATGCCGATTTCCTCGACCGCGTTGCCGCCAGCATCGACAAGCTGCTGCCGACCATGGAGCGCGCCGAAATCATCGAAAAATCGATCAACGGTCGTGGTGCACTGATTCAAGTGCGTGACATGCAACAGGCCATTGAGGTGGCCAACCGCATCGCACCGGAGCACCTGGAACTGTCGGTGGCCGACCCGCAGGCCTGGCTGCCGCAGATTCGTCACGCTGGCGCGATCTTCATGGGGCGCCACACCAGCGAAGCGCTGGGCGACTACTGCGCCGGCCCCAACCACGTGCTGCCAACCTCCGGTACCGCCCGTTTCTCGTCGCCACTGGGGGTTTATGACTTCCAGAAGCGTTCGTCGATCATCTTCTGCTCTGAGCAGGGCGCATCCGAGCTGGGCCACACCGCTTCGGTCCTGGCCCGCGGCGAGTCGCTGACCGCCCACGCCCGCAGTGCCGAATACCGCATCCTGACCCAAGACAAGGGGAACTGA